Proteins from a single region of Anastrepha ludens isolate Willacy chromosome 5, idAnaLude1.1, whole genome shotgun sequence:
- the LOC128863793 gene encoding putative oligosaccharyltransferase complex subunit CG9662, whose protein sequence is MIETLYNLPFQILVPPNIKIRRPAWFRKPSPMAMFSIVLLSYFLVTGGIIYDVIVEPPSVGATVDEHGHSRPVAFMPYRVNGQYIMEGLASSFLFTIGGLGFIIMDQTHIPGKTNLNRFLLTAMGFIFILVSFFTTWLFMRMKLPSYLQP, encoded by the exons ATGATTGAAACGCTGTATAActtgccttttcaaattttggtaCCACCAAACATCAAAATTCGCCGTCCAGCATGGTTTCGCAAACCTTCGCCTATGGCTATGTTCTCCATTGTCTTGCTGTCGTACTTTCTGGTTACCGGTG GAATAATCTACGATGTCATTGTGGAACCACCCAGTGTTGGTGCTACAGTGGATGAACATGGACACTCTCGGCCAGTCGCCTTCATGCCGTATCGAGTAAACGGTCAGTATATCATGGAGGGTTTGGCCAGCAGTTTTCTTTTCACCATTGGTGGATTAGGTTTCATTATAATGGATCAAACACACATCCCCGGAAAAACGAACCTTAATCGATTTCTGTTGACTGCTAtgggatttatttttatactcgtATCATTTTTCACAACTTGGCTCTTCATGCGGATGAAATTGCCCAGTTATTTGCAGCCATGA
- the LOC128863046 gene encoding serine/threonine-protein phosphatase 2A activator gives MEEFRKSDIPFEALSGREPIKQVKVPQDIAKWQRSEAYYDLLGFINAVSYAIQGKRIHDPDIYVSPTMEKVVAVFDKLNKLVDESPPVDQPARFGNKGFRVWARKMNRDIFLYLKEALPQEKCDLFTELGSYFSESFGNSVRIDYGTGHELSFVFFLCSLFKAEIFTEADSIACALRLFNSYLIFVRRLQKEYHLEPAGSQGVWSLDDFQFVPFIWGSAQLAFNSPFEPARFLDEDIINEYKDEYLFIGCIDYINQVKTGHFAEHSNQLWSISAVPTWAKISSGLVKMYQKEILSKYPIMQHALFGKLVRFDPVKPGTTLPVARLGFIHPASMKSVTSTSKIETQTFGPEKDKHSDAEESSSKSSIASEVTQRSKDADN, from the exons ATGGAGGAGTTTCGCAAATCAGATATACCAT TTGAGGCTCTCAGCGGCCGTGAGCCGATAAAGCAAGTAAAGGTGCCGCAGGACATAGCTAAATGGCAACGTTCGGAAGCTTACTATGATCTTTTGGGCTTCATTAACGCCGTCAGCTACGCCATTCAAGGCAAGCGTATTCATGATCCGGATATTTACGTTTCGCCGACGATGGAAAAAGTTGTGGCTGTTTTCGATAAACTCAATAAATTAGTTGATGAATCACCTCCAGTTGATCAACCGGCTCGATTTGGCAACAAAGGATTTCGCGTGTGGGCTCGTAAAATGAACCGC GATATCTTTTTGTACTTGAAAGAAGCGCTGCCACAGGAAAAGTGTGATTTGTTCACCGAACTAGGATCCTATTTCAGCGAATCATTTGGAAATTCTGTGCGCATTGATTATGGAACTGGTCATGAACTTTCGTTCGTATTCTTTCTTTGTTCGCTTTTTAAAGCCGAAATATTCACCGAAGCAGACAGTATTGCGTGCGCGTTGCGTCTGTTCaatagttatttaatttttgtacggcGGCTGCAAAAGGAGTACCATTTAGAACCAGCCGGTAGTCAAGGTGTTTGGTCGCTGGACGATTTTCAATTTGTGCCATTCATCTGGGGCAGTGCTCAGTTGGCTT TCAATAGCCCCTTTGAACCTGCGCGATTTTTGGATGAAGATATAATCAACGAGTACAAAGACGAATACCTGTTTATTGGCTGTATCGATTACATCAATCAAGTGAAAACTGGTCATTTTGCAGAGCATTCTAACCAGTTGTGGAGTATTTCTGCAGTGCCCACTTGGGCGAAAATCAGCAGTGGATTGgttaaaatgtatcaaaaagaG atACTGTCTAAATATCCCATTATGCAGCATGCGCTCTTTGGCAAATTGGTACGCTTCGACCCTGTTAAGCCCGGCACCACTTTACCTGTTGCGCGCTTAGGTTTCATACATCCTGCATCTATGAAATCAGTGActtcaacaagcaaaattgaaaCGCAAACGTTTGGCCCAGAAAAAGATAAACACTCCGATGCAGAAGAAAGTTCGTCAAAATCTTCAATTGCATCAGAAGTTACACAAAGGAGCAAAGATGCTGATAACTGA
- the LOC128863792 gene encoding calcium and integrin-binding protein 1-like, with protein sequence MGQTKSQFTEEELQDYEDLTFFSKKEVLLAHKKFKNLAPEKVGHNKNAKLSMSKILQYPELRVNPFGDRICKVFSSSEDGDMTFEDFLDMMNVFSDACPKKLKAEYAFRIWDFDGDDMLGVSDLKQVIERLCGAENKLDDSDMKEIIHCILAEADFDDDGALSFPEFEHVTDKSRDFLNSFRIRL encoded by the exons ATGGGCCAGACTAAAAGCCAATTCACCGAGGAAGAGTTACAGGATTACGAA gatttgacatttttttcgaaaaaagagGTATTACT AGcgcacaaaaaattcaaaaatctcgCTCCAGAAAAGGTTGGGCACAATAAAAATGCCAAATTGTCAATGAGCAAAATCTTGCAATATCCAGAATTGCGCGTGAATCCTTTCGGTGACCGGATATGCAAAGTGTTTAGTTCAAGTGAAGATGGTGATATGACTTTCGAAGACTTTTTGGACATGATGAACGTTTTCAGTGATGCTTGCCCCAAAAAGCTAAAAGCAGAGTACGCTTTCCGTATTTGGG ATTTCGATGGTGATGATATGCTAGGAGTATCAGATTTGAAGCAGGTTATTGAGCGATTGTGTGGTGCAGAAAATAAATTAGATGACTCCGACATGAAAGAGATCATACACTGTATATTAGCCGAAGCCGACTTCGACGATGATGGAGCTTTGTCGTTTCCGGAGTTCGAACATGTCACTGATAAATCCAGAGATTTTCTTAA CTCTTTCCGGATAAGGCTTTAA
- the LOC128863045 gene encoding uncharacterized protein LOC128863045 — protein MSKKCGVRSLSDSALAELANQIVSTIGYAKYAPDVVLDIDIVMVDINQYLEQTGATWNIYQDLLRVILSSDYLDANMRFTCLQMLLNGSVSFLVTEVFPFSYYEKILQVIAAQGTGLRVLNLKGVWVKEEHMHYLFEIVRKCTHLTKLFVPYIANDDLLEVIAKHCRQLQVLDISGETDITEIGVEFLSHGMCSEKLTVVDIGMPGEENICYSDISLILEHCPNVETLSTYSFVGASLKFVHDNIDEDFRCKLRYLHDTGTDEETLRVIVKTCPHLESLYLDTPKPGALPVLGNIFLRKLKIYKFSCVEVMEVLDKIGRNLSHLTMIKGVGHLEISKLVRICPMLIDLDCYMMDGLSYTKDVNRFECLEGLEMLSSPMSNASLKMLICSCRQLKRLAVDSINFTDEDIVNIFVEHDFNELEDIWFTLAPNLTVQSIEILMDRCPELQTVGQLSGWSLTPDDLALIRGLLKSGNSCLRLQ, from the exons atgtCGAAAAAGTGCGGTGTTCGTTCGCTGAGCGATAGCGCTTTGGCCGAGTTGGCCAACCAGATTGTGTCGACGATCGGCTATGCCAAGTACGCCCCCGATGTTGTACTGGACATTGACATCGTGATGGTCGACATCAACCAATACCTCGAGCAGACGGGCGCCACCTGGAATATTTACCAAGACCTGTTGCGCGTCATACTCAGCTCCGATTATCTGGACGCCAATATGCGTTTCACCTGCTTGCAAATGCTGCTCAACGGCAGCGTATCGTTCTTAGTAACCGAAGTCTTTCCCTTTTCCTACTATGAAAAGATTCTGCAAGTGATTGCCGCACAGGGTACCGGCCTGCGCGTGCTCAATTTGAAGGGGGTGTGGGTCAAGGAGGAGCACATGCATTACCTTTTCGAAATCGTGCGCAAATGCACGCATCTAACCAAGTTGTTTGTGCCCTACATCGCTAATGATGATCTCTTGGAGGTGATTGCCAAGCACTGCCGGCAGTTGCAGGTGTTGGACATCTCTGGCGAGACGGATATCACTGAAATCGGCGTTGAGTTTCTTAGTCACGGCATGTGCAGCGAGAAACTAACGGTTGTGGATATCGGCATGCCTGGTGAGGAGAACATTTGTTACTCGGATATTTCACTTATATTGGAGCACTGTCCCAATGTGGAGACGCTCTCCACTTACTCGTTTGTTGGCGCTTCGCTGAAGTTTGTGCATGACAACATTGACGAGGATTTCCGGTGCAAGCTGCGCTACTTACACGACACTGGCACAGATGAGGAGACGCTGCGTGTGATTGTTAAGACATGCCCACACTTGGAATCGCTTTATCTGGACACGCCCAAGCCGGGTGCACTACCAGTACTTGGCAATATATTTTTGCGAAAGttaaaaatctataaattttcCTGCGTTGAAGTGATGGAGGTGCTCGATAAAATCGGCCGAAATCTCAGCCACCTGACCATGATTAAGGGTGTCGGGCATTTGGAAATAAGTAAACTAGTGCGCATTTGTCCAATGCTGATTGACTTGGACTGCTATATGATGGACGGGCTGTCCTACACAAAGGATGTCAACCGGTTTGAGTGTTTGGAAGGCTTGGAAATGCTCAGTAGCCCTATGTCGAATGCCTCACTGAAGATGCTTATATGCAGTTGCAGACAGCTGAAGCGCTTGGCTGTGGACAGTATTAACTTCACGGATGAAGATATTGTAAA caTATTTGTGGAGCATGATTTCAATGAACTGGAGGACATCTGGTTTACATTGGCGCCAAATTTGACGGTTCAATCAATTGAG ATTCTTATGGATCGCTGTCCGGAACTGCAAACCGTTGGACAACTGAGTGGATGGTCGTTGACTCCAGATGATTTGGCGTTGATACGAGGGCTACTGAAGAGCGGAAATTCCTGTCTT